In Dromiciops gliroides isolate mDroGli1 chromosome 4, mDroGli1.pri, whole genome shotgun sequence, one DNA window encodes the following:
- the LOC122755395 gene encoding keratin-associated protein 1-3-like: MSCCNTCSTSFCGFPSCSTGGNCGSSCCQDSCGTSCCQQGGCGTGSGIGSGISSGVGCVPTCETTCRTRCYVPQCCGGESCRTRWCRPDCRVEGTCLPPCCVVSCTPPSCCQLHHAQASCCRPSYCGQSCCRPACCCYCCEPTTSCEPTTCCEPTC; the protein is encoded by the coding sequence ATGTCCTGCTGCAATACCTGCTCCACCAGCTTCTGTGGCTTCCCCAGCTGCTCTACTGGGGGGAACTGTGGATCTAGCTGCTGCCAAGACAGCTGTGGGACCAGCTGCTGCCAACAGGGAGGCTGTGGCACCGGCTCTGGGATTGGCTCTGGGATCAGCTCTGGAGTAGGCTGTGTGCCCACCTGTGAGACCACCTGCAGAACCAGGTGCTACGTACCCCAGTGCTGTGGAGGGGAGAGCTGCCGCACCAGGTGGTGCCGCCCAGACTGCAGGGTTGAGGGCACTTGCCTGCCACCTTGTTGTGTGGTCAGCTGCACTCCCCCATCTTGCTGCCAGCTGCACCATGCCCAGGCTTCTTGCTGCCGCCCATCCTACTGTGGCCAGTCTTGCTGCCGTCCagcctgctgctgctactgctgtgaGCCTACTACCTCCTGTGAGCCCACTACCTGCTGTGAGCCTACCTGCTAA